A region of Nostoc sp. 'Peltigera membranacea cyanobiont' N6 DNA encodes the following proteins:
- a CDS encoding ABC transporter ATP-binding protein — translation MSENMISVENLSKKYIIAHQQEQSSSYKALRDVIADGATSFAKAFIKPSGKKMPNPTREEFWALKDISFEIQQGEAIGVIGRNGAGKSTLLKVLSRITEPTKGRIAIKGRVASLLEVGTGFHPELTGRENIYLNGSVLGMSRVEIKKKFDEIVAFAEVEKFLDTPVKRYSSGMYVRLAFSVAAHLEPEILIVDEVLAVGDSAFQKKCLGKMGDVATKEGRTVLFVSHSMQAIAQLTKRCILLSKGNIQFDGHTGKAVQLYLAGQKDESASPAYYQAPITKTGNHVAWVRAHTSEEEGIHCWGNPITFEFALHVTEPHESLRFSFQIVNFLQQAICIFWFFESDAPFCREPGIFILRCEIPKFRLYMGSYTLTTWFSNRRSETLLENLKEICPFEVTMHTFERPEYQWQADECLYLEDAIWQTVEKH, via the coding sequence ATTATTGCTCACCAGCAAGAGCAAAGCAGTAGCTACAAAGCACTGCGGGATGTAATTGCTGATGGTGCTACATCTTTTGCCAAGGCATTTATCAAACCTAGTGGCAAAAAAATGCCCAACCCAACGCGGGAAGAATTTTGGGCATTAAAAGATATTTCCTTTGAGATTCAACAAGGTGAAGCCATTGGTGTGATTGGACGCAATGGTGCTGGTAAATCCACCCTTTTAAAAGTTTTGAGCCGGATTACCGAACCGACAAAGGGACGTATCGCCATTAAAGGGCGAGTAGCAAGCTTATTAGAAGTAGGGACGGGATTTCACCCAGAACTTACAGGACGAGAGAACATTTATCTCAATGGTTCCGTTTTGGGGATGAGTAGAGTTGAAATTAAAAAGAAATTTGATGAAATAGTAGCTTTTGCTGAAGTTGAGAAGTTTTTAGACACGCCAGTAAAGCGCTATTCATCAGGAATGTACGTCCGCCTTGCTTTTTCTGTTGCAGCCCATTTAGAACCAGAAATTTTAATTGTCGATGAAGTTTTAGCTGTAGGTGATTCAGCCTTTCAGAAGAAGTGCTTGGGGAAAATGGGTGATGTAGCCACCAAAGAAGGACGAACAGTTTTATTCGTCAGTCATAGTATGCAAGCGATCGCCCAACTCACCAAACGTTGCATCCTGCTTTCTAAAGGTAACATTCAGTTTGATGGTCATACTGGCAAAGCAGTGCAATTATATCTGGCTGGCCAGAAAGATGAGTCTGCATCACCAGCATATTACCAAGCCCCTATCACCAAAACTGGCAATCATGTAGCTTGGGTAAGGGCACACACCTCTGAAGAAGAAGGAATCCACTGTTGGGGAAACCCGATTACCTTTGAGTTTGCTCTACATGTAACTGAACCCCATGAAAGTCTGCGTTTTTCTTTTCAGATAGTAAATTTTTTACAACAAGCTATTTGTATCTTCTGGTTTTTCGAGTCTGATGCTCCGTTTTGTCGAGAGCCAGGAATATTTATTCTCAGATGTGAAATTCCCAAATTTAGATTATACATGGGTTCTTACACCTTAACTACATGGTTTTCTAACCGTCGTAGCGAGACTCTGCTAGAAAATCTGAAGGAAATTTGCCCATTTGAAGTAACTATGCATACTTTTGAACGTCCAGAATATCAATGGCAAGCTGATGAGTGTCTTTATTTAGAAGATGCTATTTGGCAAACCGTGGAAAAGCATTAA